A stretch of DNA from Yoonia sp. G8-12:
ACGCCAAAGGCTACGATGGCGCCGCCCTCGTCGCCAGCGCGCAGGCCGCAGTTGCCGCGAACCGCTCAGCCGAGTAAAGCCAAGGCCCGCGCAACCCTTTCGCCACAAATGGCAAAGGGTTGCGCGCATATCTGTTGATTACGTTGCGCAATACCTGCACCGTCAGCTATGCAAAGATTGAGTTCCACGATCTTGGCTTTGCTACGCATGACCACTGACACGACCTCTGAGCACAGTGCGGCTTCGATAGAAAGCCATTTTGGTGGACGGTTCCAATGGGTCGTTGCCACCATTGCTATGATTTCTGTGCTCTTGCTGGTGCTCCGGTCAGATGCCGGGTTTGACCCCGTGCTGGCGGTGGCCTCTGGATACGCACTCGGGATTTCGCTTGTTGTTGCGGCCTGGCTTCTGGCGCAATTCATCTGGCTCAGAGTGCAGCAAAAGCGCCAGGCAAGCGGCCAAACACCGGATGATCCGATGGTATGGTATCGCGCCTATTTTGCGACGATCCGATGGGGGGACATTCTGGCAGCCCTTATCGCACTGATCGTCACGGTCTCTTGCTTTACCGTCTTTAAAAGCACGGTCGTCGGTGCAGAGGGCTATGGGTATGATGCGATGTTCATCGCATGGGACCGCGCGCTGTTCGGGGGACAGGATCCTTGGGTTTTGTCCCATGCGGTGCTGGCAACACCTGCGCTGACCAAGGCGATTGATCTGCTATACCACCCCGCGTTTTTCCCGATGGTTGTAGGATATACTGTCTGCATCGCGGCCCAAGGTCGGCCCGCGTTGCGCTATACTTATATGGTCTCTTATCTGGCAAGTTTCGTCATCATCGGGATGATCATGGCCAGCGCAATGCATTCAGCAGGGCCAATTTATGATGGGGTGCTTTTTGGGGACGGAACCACCTTTGCGCCATTGATCGACCGGCTTGCCGCCCAGAATCAGGTTGCTGGTCCATTCAGTGCGGTCTTCGCCCAAGATTATCTTTTGCGCCTGAATGAGCTGGGGGTGTCCGGTCTTGGCAGCGGGATCTCCGCGATGCCGTCGATGCATATCGTGCTGGCGTTTTTGTGGGTTTTACCCGCGTGGCATCTGAACCGCGCGCTGGGTGCGATCGTCACTGTCTATGCCATAATCATCTGGATCGGCTCGGTGCACCTTGGCTGGCACTACTTTGTTGACGGGCTTGTCGGCCTCGTTGTGCTTGGTCTGATCTGGTACGCGGCGGGGCGCGCCTTTGGGCTTTATGGCAAGGCCTAGGTGATCCGCGCGACGACGTAATCCGCCAGATCGACCAGCATCTTTTTCAGCGGATGGTCCGGCACAGCATCGAGAGCTATTTTCGCCTTGTCGGCCCATGCCAGCGCGTCTTGTCGCGTAGCCTCCATCGTGCCGTGCTTTGCAAGCAGAGCAATTGCCTGATCAAGGTCGCCCTCTTCCTGCCTGCCCTTCCCGATCGTGCGTTCCCAGAAAGCGCGTTCGTCCGCATCGGCAGCGGCAATGGCCCGAATCACGGGCAGGGTCAGTTTGCGTTCACGGAAATCGTCGCCCACGTTTTTACCGGTGGCTTTGGTCCCGCCATAGTCCAGAAGATCATCGACAATCTGGAACGAAATCCCCAACGCATCGCCATAGTCAAAAAGCGCCTGTTTGGTTGCCGTGTTCTGACCCGCAATCTCACCGCCCACTTCCATCGCGGCAGAGAAAAGTGCGGCGGTTTTACCGCGCACCACTTGCAGATAAATTTCTTCAGTCGTGGCCAGATCGCTGGCTGCGGTCAGTTGCAGTACCTCGCCTTCGGCAATCGTGGCTGACGCGTTGGCCAGAATATCCAGCACGCGCAGTGATCCTGTTTCCACCATCAACTGAAACGAGCGCGCAAAGAGGTAGTCACCGACAAGCACGCTTGAGGTGTTGTCCCACAAAAGGTTCGCCGTAGGCCTGCCCCGACGCTGGCTGCTTTCGTCGACGACATCATCATGCAGCAACGTGGCGGTATGAATAAACTCAACCGTCGCAGCGAGGTGAATGTGATAAGGTCCTTCATATCCACACATCCGCGCGGCTGCGAGCGTCAGCATGGGACGCAAACGCTTGCCGCCGGCCTCAACCAGATGCGCGGTCACTTCTGGAATGCGCGGGGCATGTTCCGAGGCCATCCGTTCGCGGATGAGGGCGTTCACCGCAGTCAGATCATCGGCAAGCGCCTCGGCAAGCTGTTCGTGCGGTTTGGTGGCAGCGGCATCAAGGCTCATGGCAGTTTCCGTCTTGTGAATAGACAACGGTTGCACCGCGCCTTAGGTCTTTGGTTATGAAAGAGCTTTTACGCACCAATGACCCAACGGTCATCGCCTTTGCAACCGCCCTTCTGGACAGCGAGGGTATAGACTGGTTCACCTTCGACGTAAATATGAGCGTCCTCGAAGGCAGCATAGGCATTATGCCGCGCCGCTTGATGGTGCTGGACCGCGATTTGTTCATGGCCGAAGCCGTTATGAGGGACGGAGAGATTGACCTTGGACGCGACTGAGGACCTCACACACGACGACTTCTTGGGCGGGAAAATAGCGATCTGGCAGCCCCGGCGCGGATATCGTGCGGGAGTGGATCCGGTGCTTTTGGCAGCGTCGGTTCCGGCGAAAGCGGGACAGTCGGTTTTGGAACTTGGCTGCGGTGTGGGAACTGCGTCGCTTTGCCTCGCGGCCCGTGTGCCTGATCTGCAGGTCACTGGCGTCGAGATGCAGCAGGCGTATGCCATCCTTGCAAAGCGTAACGCGCAAGAAAACACCCTCCCGCTCACGGTGGTCATCGCAGATTTGTGCGCTTTGCCCGCCCCAGTGCGGCAAGAGCGGTTTGATCATGTCATCATGAACCCGCCCTATTTTGATCGCTCCGAGGGCACAGCATCGGATGATATAGGCAAAGATGTTGCCTTTGCGGGTGAAACACCGTTGCGGACCTGGCTTGATATTGGCGCAAGACGTGTTGGACCGCGGGGGTATCTGACGCTGATCCAGAGGATGGAACGTCTACCAGAGGTTCTGGATGCGCTTGCAGGGCGGTTAGGGGCTGTCATTGTGCGACCCATTGCAGGGCGCGCGGGACGTGCGCCAGAGCTTTTTCTGCTGCAGGCGCGGCAGGAAGGAAAAACACCTTTTCGCATGGCCCCCACGCTGGTCATGCACAGCGGCGAGACCCATATCGGCGATCAGGAAAGCTATACACCAGAGGTAACGCGCGTTTTGCGAAGTGGCGCAGATTTACACATCTGGCATTAACGAATTCGCAACACACAACTGCCACGGTCAAAACACGCCGAATTTCTGCCATGCAGCGTGACAGATGAAGTGGAATGTGCTGCAATCAGAATACACAAACCAAGAGGAGATCGATAATGAGCTTGAGTTCGCATGTACAGGAACTGAAGAAGAAGCACCAAAACCTCTCGGAGCATGTCGAATTGATGCAGCGGAGCCCTGCTGCCGACGACATCGAAATTGCAAAACTCAAGAAGCAGAAGCTAATGCTCAAAGAAGAGATAACACGCTTGAGCACCCATTAGCCTGACAGAAATCGCCCTGACAGCAGGTGATATCATCCGCTGTCAGAGCAGATCGCTCGCCTTGACCATGCGCCGCCCTTCGGCAAAGCGTTGAGAAGTTTGGATTTCCTCCAGAACCCACTCTTCGAAGGCCGCGATATGTGGGCGTTTTTCATTGCCGACCGGGCAAATAAAACGGAATTGGGCCTCGGAAATCAGTCCGACCTCGAACGGCGCGATAAGGCGCCCTGTTTCTAATGCGCGTGTCGCCAGTGAAACCCGCCCCAATACCACCCCTGCCCCCGCCATGGCCGCATCTATAGCGTGGTCAGCCTGCGAAAAGCGCGGCCCGTGCGCGGTATCGGCAACTATCCCGGCAGCTTTGCACCATGCCTCCCATCCGGTCGGAAATTTAAAGAAACCGATTGAATCGTCATGAATAAGTGTGGCTTTCGACAGTTTTTCGGGTGTGTCGAATTCTTCCGCCATGTCAGGCGTCATCATTGGCGTCATCCACTCATCAATCAGCGGGCGGGAATAGACATCTTTGTCATGACCCAGACCAAAGCGGATCGCGACATCGACCTCGTCGCGGTCAAAATCAATGATCCGCAGGGTGGCGAGGAACCGCAGCTCGATTTCTTTGTGCGCCTGCGCGAAATCATACATGCGCGGCGCCAACCATTTCGAGGTGAACGCAGGGCCAGCGGTCACTGTCAGCACGCCGCTATCAGTTAATCTTTTTGTACTGCGCCAGGCAGCAGACAGTGCTGCAAAAGCATCCGTTGCACCAGGTGCAAGGCAGCGTCCCGCCTGTGTCAACTCAACCGCGCGATTCAAGCGGCGAAAGACAGGCTGGCCTAAATCTGCTTCCAAGGCCCTAATTTGATAGGATAATGCCGCAGGTGTGACGTTCAACTCTGCCGCCGCGCGCTGAAATGACATATGGCGCGCCGCAGCCTCGAAGGCGCGGAGCGCGGTGAGAGGGGGTAATCTATCTGACATAGCTCAATTCAATATAGCTTAACTGAAGCCATAGAAAGTCTCGTTTGTCACAGAACATCTACGGGGCCATGTTGGGGACACAAATACACACCTCCAAAGGACCAAGCCCATGTACGAGATGACAACAAGCCCACATATCCAAGAAGCGTTTCAGCGCGGACACGAAGAGCGTGGAGCGGCACTGCGCGCTGCGATTCGTTGGCTCACCCGTCGCAGCTAACAAAAAAGGCCACGCCTGACAGGCGCGGCCTTATTTTTTCAGGGTCGTTTGGCCTAGACCATGTACTGACCACCGTTTGCCGATAGCGTGGATCCAGTCACGAAACCTGCATCATCAGAAACAAGGAAACAGACAGCGCGCGCGATCTCTGAGGCTTCGCCGAGGCGGCCAACAGGGATCTGTGGCAGAATGACTTCGTTCATGACCTTTTCGGGGATCGTGCTCATCATTTCGGTGTTGATATAACCGGGGGCCACAATGTTCACAGTAATACCGGCCCGTGCACCCTCTTGTGCCAGCGACTTGGTAAAGCCGATATCGCCCGCTTTGGTCGCCGCGTAGTTTGCCTGCGCAAACTGACCTTTTTGACCGTTGATCGAAGAGATCGTGACGATGCGGCCGAACTTGCGCTCACGCATCCCGCCCCAGACGTTGTGTGTCATGTTGAACACGCCATTGAGGTTGGTGTCGATGCATTCGTG
This window harbors:
- a CDS encoding phosphatase PAP2 family protein, giving the protein MSSTILALLRMTTDTTSEHSAASIESHFGGRFQWVVATIAMISVLLLVLRSDAGFDPVLAVASGYALGISLVVAAWLLAQFIWLRVQQKRQASGQTPDDPMVWYRAYFATIRWGDILAALIALIVTVSCFTVFKSTVVGAEGYGYDAMFIAWDRALFGGQDPWVLSHAVLATPALTKAIDLLYHPAFFPMVVGYTVCIAAQGRPALRYTYMVSYLASFVIIGMIMASAMHSAGPIYDGVLFGDGTTFAPLIDRLAAQNQVAGPFSAVFAQDYLLRLNELGVSGLGSGISAMPSMHIVLAFLWVLPAWHLNRALGAIVTVYAIIIWIGSVHLGWHYFVDGLVGLVVLGLIWYAAGRAFGLYGKA
- a CDS encoding DUF2007 domain-containing protein, whose protein sequence is MKELLRTNDPTVIAFATALLDSEGIDWFTFDVNMSVLEGSIGIMPRRLMVLDRDLFMAEAVMRDGEIDLGRD
- a CDS encoding polyprenyl synthetase family protein, encoding MSLDAAATKPHEQLAEALADDLTAVNALIRERMASEHAPRIPEVTAHLVEAGGKRLRPMLTLAAARMCGYEGPYHIHLAATVEFIHTATLLHDDVVDESSQRRGRPTANLLWDNTSSVLVGDYLFARSFQLMVETGSLRVLDILANASATIAEGEVLQLTAASDLATTEEIYLQVVRGKTAALFSAAMEVGGEIAGQNTATKQALFDYGDALGISFQIVDDLLDYGGTKATGKNVGDDFRERKLTLPVIRAIAAADADERAFWERTIGKGRQEEGDLDQAIALLAKHGTMEATRQDALAWADKAKIALDAVPDHPLKKMLVDLADYVVARIT
- a CDS encoding tRNA1(Val) (adenine(37)-N6)-methyltransferase, with amino-acid sequence MTLDATEDLTHDDFLGGKIAIWQPRRGYRAGVDPVLLAASVPAKAGQSVLELGCGVGTASLCLAARVPDLQVTGVEMQQAYAILAKRNAQENTLPLTVVIADLCALPAPVRQERFDHVIMNPPYFDRSEGTASDDIGKDVAFAGETPLRTWLDIGARRVGPRGYLTLIQRMERLPEVLDALAGRLGAVIVRPIAGRAGRAPELFLLQARQEGKTPFRMAPTLVMHSGETHIGDQESYTPEVTRVLRSGADLHIWH
- the phbB gene encoding acetoacetyl-CoA reductase, yielding MSRVAIVTGGSRGIGAAISTALKDAGYKVAATYAGNDEKAAAFTAETGIKTYKWDVANYEACRAGVAQIEADLGPVEILVNNAGITRDAPFHKMTPQQWHECIDTNLNGVFNMTHNVWGGMRERKFGRIVTISSINGQKGQFAQANYAATKAGDIGFTKSLAQEGARAGITVNIVAPGYINTEMMSTIPEKVMNEVILPQIPVGRLGEASEIARAVCFLVSDDAGFVTGSTLSANGGQYMV
- the gcvA gene encoding transcriptional regulator GcvA produces the protein MSDRLPPLTALRAFEAAARHMSFQRAAAELNVTPAALSYQIRALEADLGQPVFRRLNRAVELTQAGRCLAPGATDAFAALSAAWRSTKRLTDSGVLTVTAGPAFTSKWLAPRMYDFAQAHKEIELRFLATLRIIDFDRDEVDVAIRFGLGHDKDVYSRPLIDEWMTPMMTPDMAEEFDTPEKLSKATLIHDDSIGFFKFPTGWEAWCKAAGIVADTAHGPRFSQADHAIDAAMAGAGVVLGRVSLATRALETGRLIAPFEVGLISEAQFRFICPVGNEKRPHIAAFEEWVLEEIQTSQRFAEGRRMVKASDLL
- a CDS encoding YdcH family protein: MSLSSHVQELKKKHQNLSEHVELMQRSPAADDIEIAKLKKQKLMLKEEITRLSTH